From one Mytilus edulis chromosome 1, xbMytEdul2.2, whole genome shotgun sequence genomic stretch:
- the LOC139510197 gene encoding exosome complex component RRP40-like translates to MVDHAGHVYLPGELICNLKESEKTSKILVGPGLRQDEESIIVTKCGLLRFKEPNFYWIDSHLKRYVAVKGDPIIGIVAAKAGDVFRLDIGSSDLATLSYLAFEGATKRNRPDVKVGDIVYAKCMVANKDMEPELVCIDSNGRSGGLGVIGRDGGFMFQTSLNLIRKLLSSDCILLKTLGNGMHYECAIGMNGRVWVKAKSVSHTIALCNAISAAEYMSNEQIKAMCKKLTNALAGF, encoded by the exons ATGGTGGACCATGCTGGACATGTGTATTTGCCCGGCGAATTAATTTGTAATTTGAAGGAATCAGAGAAAACATCGAAAATTTTAGTTGGACCAGGATTAAGACAAGATGAAGAATCTATAATTGTCACGAAATGCGGCTTACTCCGCTTCAAAGAGCCAAACTTTTATTGGATCGACTCTCATCTAAAACGG TATGTTGCTGTTAAGGGAGATCCAATCATAGGGATAGTTGCAGCTAAGGCAGGAGATGTATTTAGACTGGATATCGGTAGCAGTGACTTGGCAACTCTGTCCTACTTGGCATTTGAAGGAGCAACCAAAAGAAACAGACCTGACGTTAAG GTTGGTGATATTGTATATGCTAAATGTATGGTAGCTAATAAAGACATGGAGCCAGAACTAGTGTGTATAGACAGTAATGGACGTAGTGGTGGACTGGGGGTCATTGGTAGAGACGGAGGATTTATGTTTCAAACATCGTTGAATTTGATTAGAAA actTTTAAGTTCCGACTGTATTTTACTCAAGACCCTTGGTAATGGCATGCATTATGAATGTGCAATAGGAATGAATGGTCGAGTTTGGGTCAAGGCCAAATCTGTGTCACATACAATTGCTTTGTGTAATGCTATAAGTGCTGCAGAATACATGTCTAATGAACAAATCAAAGCTATGTGTAAAAAATTGACTAATGCTTTAGCAGGCTTTTGA
- the LOC139510181 gene encoding histone-arginine methyltransferase CARMER-like isoform X1 yields the protein MASSYDNVQVSILSDDERFVHLTDEPVKLELARQTDCVTLTLFKGGNKFHVITITSSTEYSRYGKQGFIFTNEDKSSLVRFPSIHAMKQFQFQFKQMRSVLKSVFTERTEEASAVQYFQFYGYLSQQQNMMQDYIRTSTYQRAILANLIDFHDKVVLDVGAGSGILSFFAVQSGARRVYAVEASSMAEKCEELVRHNKLSDKIIVIPGKVEEIEIPEKVDTIISEPMGYMLFNERMLESYLHAKKWLKPGGKMFPSVGDLHIAPFTDEALYMEQFSKANFWCQQSFHGIDLGSLRSAAVEEYFKQPIVDTFDIRICMSKSHKYTVDFEQANEEDLHVIDIPLTFTMTQSGMVHGLAFWFDVAFLGSSEAVWLSTSPTETLTHWYQVRCLLQNPILVKQGQTLMGKCVLRCNTRQSYDVDIELNIPGTSSKSQNTLDLKNPFFRYTGQQPSPPPGTNNTSPTDNYWNSTMLNQTNYMNGILNGMQDQQTVQILNQQGVIQQNLIPVSNISAPINPGSIPSVINLVSAHANRTSVGGGISPLNFAQTQSQSVISGSNAGSFPVSNQFMIGDYVMPGNVVHIKPESVQQ from the exons ATGGCGTCGTCTTATGACAACGTGCAAGTGTCCATCCTTTCGGACGACGAAAGATTTGTACATTTAACAGATGAACCCGTCAAACTTGAACTGGCACGACAAACAGATTGTGTAACATTAACATTGTTTAAAG GAGGAAACAAATTTCATGTAATTACGATAACATCAAGTACAGAATACTCTCGATATGGAAAGCAGGgctttatttttacaaatgaaGACAAGAGTTCATTGGTCAGATTTCCATCTATACATG ccATGAAACAGTTTCAGtttcaatttaaacaaatgaGGAGTGTATTAAAATCGGTATTTACAGAAAGAACAGAAGAAGCATCTGCTGTTCAATACTTTCag TTTTACGGATATTTATCACAACAACAGAACATGATGCAAGATTATATTCGAACGTCTACCTACCAGAGAGCTATATTGGCCAATTTAATAGATTTCCATGACAAG GTTGTGTTAGACGTTGGTGCTGGATCAGGGATTCTTTCCTTCTTTGCTGTACAGTCAGGTGCCAGAAGAGTTTATGCTGTTGAAGCCAGTAGTATGGCAGAAAAGTGTGAG GAATTGGTCAGACATAACAAACTTTctgataaaataattgttatacctGGTAAAGTGGAAGAAATTGAAATACCAGAAAAAGTAGACACAATTATATCTGAACCAATGGGTTATATGTTATTTAATGAACGGATGCTTGAAAGTTACTTACATGCCAAGAAATGGTTGAAACCTGGAG GAAAAATGTTTCCATCAGTTGGTGATTTACATATAGCACCGTTTACAGATGAAGCTTTATACATGGAACAATTCTCAAAAGCAAATTTCTG GTGCCAGCAATCATTCCATGGTATTGACTTGGGAAGTTTAAGGAGTGCAGCAGTGGAAGAATATTTTAAGCAACCTATAGTT gATACATTTGACATCAGAATTTGTATGTCCAAGTCCCATAAATACACAGTAGATTTTGAGCAAGCAAATGAAGAAGACTTACATGTGATAGATATACCTCTAACATTTACCATGACACAGTCTGGCATGGTACATGGCTTAGCTTTCTGGTTTGATGTGGCATTTTTAGGCTCATC AGAGGCAGTTTGGCTGTCAACATCACCCACTGAGACATTAACTCACTGGTATCAAGTACGATGTTTGTTACAAAACCCTATCTTGGTTAAACAAGGACAAACTTTAATGGGAAAATGTGTTCTTAGGTGCAATACAAG ACAAAGTTATGATGTAGACATAGAATTGAATATTCCAGGAACCTCATCTAAATCTCAAAATACATTGGATCTTAAAAATCCTTTCTTCCGATACACAGGCCAGCAACCATCACCTCCTCCAGGAACTAATAACACATCACCCACAGATAATTACTGGAATTCAACAATGCTTA ATCAGACAAACTATATGAATGGAATTTTAAACGGTATGCAGGACCAACAAACAGTACAAATTTTAAATCAACAAGGAGTTATACAACAAAACCTCATCCCTGTGT CAAATATCTCAGCACCAATAAATCCAGGTAGCATCCCCAGTGTTATTAATTTGGTTAGTGCTCATGCAAACAGAACATCCGTGGGCGGAGGAATTAGCCCACTTAACTTCGCACAAACACAATCACAG AGTGTGATAAGTGGCAGTAATGCAGGAAGTTTCCCTGTTAGTAACCAGTTTATGATTGGAGACTATGTTATGCCAGGAAACGTGGTCCATATAAAACCGGAATCGGTGCAACAATGA
- the LOC139510181 gene encoding histone-arginine methyltransferase CARM1-like isoform X2, producing MASSYDNVQVSILSDDERFVHLTDEPVKLELARQTDCVTLTLFKGGNKFHVITITSSTEYSRYGKQGFIFTNEDKSSLVRFPSIHAMKQFQFQFKQMRSVLKSVFTERTEEASAVQYFQFYGYLSQQQNMMQDYIRTSTYQRAILANLIDFHDKVVLDVGAGSGILSFFAVQSGARRVYAVEASSMAEKCEELVRHNKLSDKIIVIPGKVEEIEIPEKVDTIISEPMGYMLFNERMLESYLHAKKWLKPGGKMFPSVGDLHIAPFTDEALYMEQFSKANFWCQQSFHGIDLGSLRSAAVEEYFKQPIVDTFDIRICMSKSHKYTVDFEQANEEDLHVIDIPLTFTMTQSGMVHGLAFWFDVAFLGSSEAVWLSTSPTETLTHWYQVRCLLQNPILVKQGQTLMGKCVLRCNTRQSYDVDIELNIPGTSSKSQNTLDLKNPFFRYTGQQPSPPPGTNNTSPTDNYWNSTMLNQTNYMNGILNGMQDQQTVQILNQQGVIQQNLIPV from the exons ATGGCGTCGTCTTATGACAACGTGCAAGTGTCCATCCTTTCGGACGACGAAAGATTTGTACATTTAACAGATGAACCCGTCAAACTTGAACTGGCACGACAAACAGATTGTGTAACATTAACATTGTTTAAAG GAGGAAACAAATTTCATGTAATTACGATAACATCAAGTACAGAATACTCTCGATATGGAAAGCAGGgctttatttttacaaatgaaGACAAGAGTTCATTGGTCAGATTTCCATCTATACATG ccATGAAACAGTTTCAGtttcaatttaaacaaatgaGGAGTGTATTAAAATCGGTATTTACAGAAAGAACAGAAGAAGCATCTGCTGTTCAATACTTTCag TTTTACGGATATTTATCACAACAACAGAACATGATGCAAGATTATATTCGAACGTCTACCTACCAGAGAGCTATATTGGCCAATTTAATAGATTTCCATGACAAG GTTGTGTTAGACGTTGGTGCTGGATCAGGGATTCTTTCCTTCTTTGCTGTACAGTCAGGTGCCAGAAGAGTTTATGCTGTTGAAGCCAGTAGTATGGCAGAAAAGTGTGAG GAATTGGTCAGACATAACAAACTTTctgataaaataattgttatacctGGTAAAGTGGAAGAAATTGAAATACCAGAAAAAGTAGACACAATTATATCTGAACCAATGGGTTATATGTTATTTAATGAACGGATGCTTGAAAGTTACTTACATGCCAAGAAATGGTTGAAACCTGGAG GAAAAATGTTTCCATCAGTTGGTGATTTACATATAGCACCGTTTACAGATGAAGCTTTATACATGGAACAATTCTCAAAAGCAAATTTCTG GTGCCAGCAATCATTCCATGGTATTGACTTGGGAAGTTTAAGGAGTGCAGCAGTGGAAGAATATTTTAAGCAACCTATAGTT gATACATTTGACATCAGAATTTGTATGTCCAAGTCCCATAAATACACAGTAGATTTTGAGCAAGCAAATGAAGAAGACTTACATGTGATAGATATACCTCTAACATTTACCATGACACAGTCTGGCATGGTACATGGCTTAGCTTTCTGGTTTGATGTGGCATTTTTAGGCTCATC AGAGGCAGTTTGGCTGTCAACATCACCCACTGAGACATTAACTCACTGGTATCAAGTACGATGTTTGTTACAAAACCCTATCTTGGTTAAACAAGGACAAACTTTAATGGGAAAATGTGTTCTTAGGTGCAATACAAG ACAAAGTTATGATGTAGACATAGAATTGAATATTCCAGGAACCTCATCTAAATCTCAAAATACATTGGATCTTAAAAATCCTTTCTTCCGATACACAGGCCAGCAACCATCACCTCCTCCAGGAACTAATAACACATCACCCACAGATAATTACTGGAATTCAACAATGCTTA ATCAGACAAACTATATGAATGGAATTTTAAACGGTATGCAGGACCAACAAACAGTACAAATTTTAAATCAACAAGGAGTTATACAACAAAACCTCATCCCTGTGT AG
- the LOC139510181 gene encoding histone-arginine methyltransferase CARM1-like isoform X3, whose protein sequence is MKQFQFQFKQMRSVLKSVFTERTEEASAVQYFQFYGYLSQQQNMMQDYIRTSTYQRAILANLIDFHDKVVLDVGAGSGILSFFAVQSGARRVYAVEASSMAEKCEELVRHNKLSDKIIVIPGKVEEIEIPEKVDTIISEPMGYMLFNERMLESYLHAKKWLKPGGKMFPSVGDLHIAPFTDEALYMEQFSKANFWCQQSFHGIDLGSLRSAAVEEYFKQPIVDTFDIRICMSKSHKYTVDFEQANEEDLHVIDIPLTFTMTQSGMVHGLAFWFDVAFLGSSEAVWLSTSPTETLTHWYQVRCLLQNPILVKQGQTLMGKCVLRCNTRQSYDVDIELNIPGTSSKSQNTLDLKNPFFRYTGQQPSPPPGTNNTSPTDNYWNSTMLNQTNYMNGILNGMQDQQTVQILNQQGVIQQNLIPVSNISAPINPGSIPSVINLVSAHANRTSVGGGISPLNFAQTQSQSVISGSNAGSFPVSNQFMIGDYVMPGNVVHIKPESVQQ, encoded by the exons ATGAAACAGTTTCAGtttcaatttaaacaaatgaGGAGTGTATTAAAATCGGTATTTACAGAAAGAACAGAAGAAGCATCTGCTGTTCAATACTTTCag TTTTACGGATATTTATCACAACAACAGAACATGATGCAAGATTATATTCGAACGTCTACCTACCAGAGAGCTATATTGGCCAATTTAATAGATTTCCATGACAAG GTTGTGTTAGACGTTGGTGCTGGATCAGGGATTCTTTCCTTCTTTGCTGTACAGTCAGGTGCCAGAAGAGTTTATGCTGTTGAAGCCAGTAGTATGGCAGAAAAGTGTGAG GAATTGGTCAGACATAACAAACTTTctgataaaataattgttatacctGGTAAAGTGGAAGAAATTGAAATACCAGAAAAAGTAGACACAATTATATCTGAACCAATGGGTTATATGTTATTTAATGAACGGATGCTTGAAAGTTACTTACATGCCAAGAAATGGTTGAAACCTGGAG GAAAAATGTTTCCATCAGTTGGTGATTTACATATAGCACCGTTTACAGATGAAGCTTTATACATGGAACAATTCTCAAAAGCAAATTTCTG GTGCCAGCAATCATTCCATGGTATTGACTTGGGAAGTTTAAGGAGTGCAGCAGTGGAAGAATATTTTAAGCAACCTATAGTT gATACATTTGACATCAGAATTTGTATGTCCAAGTCCCATAAATACACAGTAGATTTTGAGCAAGCAAATGAAGAAGACTTACATGTGATAGATATACCTCTAACATTTACCATGACACAGTCTGGCATGGTACATGGCTTAGCTTTCTGGTTTGATGTGGCATTTTTAGGCTCATC AGAGGCAGTTTGGCTGTCAACATCACCCACTGAGACATTAACTCACTGGTATCAAGTACGATGTTTGTTACAAAACCCTATCTTGGTTAAACAAGGACAAACTTTAATGGGAAAATGTGTTCTTAGGTGCAATACAAG ACAAAGTTATGATGTAGACATAGAATTGAATATTCCAGGAACCTCATCTAAATCTCAAAATACATTGGATCTTAAAAATCCTTTCTTCCGATACACAGGCCAGCAACCATCACCTCCTCCAGGAACTAATAACACATCACCCACAGATAATTACTGGAATTCAACAATGCTTA ATCAGACAAACTATATGAATGGAATTTTAAACGGTATGCAGGACCAACAAACAGTACAAATTTTAAATCAACAAGGAGTTATACAACAAAACCTCATCCCTGTGT CAAATATCTCAGCACCAATAAATCCAGGTAGCATCCCCAGTGTTATTAATTTGGTTAGTGCTCATGCAAACAGAACATCCGTGGGCGGAGGAATTAGCCCACTTAACTTCGCACAAACACAATCACAG AGTGTGATAAGTGGCAGTAATGCAGGAAGTTTCCCTGTTAGTAACCAGTTTATGATTGGAGACTATGTTATGCCAGGAAACGTGGTCCATATAAAACCGGAATCGGTGCAACAATGA